A single Nomascus leucogenys isolate Asia chromosome 14, Asia_NLE_v1, whole genome shotgun sequence DNA region contains:
- the LOC115838407 gene encoding testis-specific Y-encoded-like protein 6, whose translation MSLPESPHSPATLDHTPEDPHQGQRSREKSKATQVMADTFDGRLEPIVFPPPRLPEEGVAPRDPAGSGHTFHILVDGGNGAIKAGQEVTPPPSEGLEAASASLTTDGSLKNGFPGEETRGLGGEKALETCGAGRAESEVIAEVKAEDVKPEECAMLSAPVDEKPGGEEMDVAEGNRAIDEVNTGAGPGPLNVGLHLNSLEPIQLELDSVNAEADRALLQVERRFGQVHEYYLEQRNDIIRNIPGFWVTAFRHHPQLFAMIRGQDAQMLSYLTNLEVKELRHPRRGCKFKFFFQRNPYFRNKLIVKVYEVRSFGQVVSFSTLIMWRRGHGPQSFIHRNRHVICSFFTWFSDHSLPESDRIAQIIKEDLWSNPVHYYLFGEDAHRARRRPIREPVEIPRPFEFQSG comes from the coding sequence ATGAGCCTCCCGGAGAGTCCTCACAGCCCCGCTACTCTCGACCATACCCCGGAAGACCCGCACCAGGGCCAGAGGTCCCGAGAAAAGAGCAAGGCGACACAGGTAATGGCAGATACGTTTGATGGCCGCTTGGAGCCGATCGTGTTCCCACCGCCCCGGCTTCCAGAGGAGGGGGTCGCGCCCCGGGATCCCGCAGGTAGTGGCCATACTTTCCACATCTTGGTCGATGGGGGTAATGGAGCCATCAAAGCGGGGCAGGAAGTAACTCCACCACCCTCGGAGGGCCTAGAAGCAGCCTCTGCCTCGCTGACAACTGACGGCAGCCTCAAAAATGGCTTTCCGGGTGAAGAGACGCGCGGCCTAGGTGGGGAGAAGGCTCTCGAAACCTGTGGTGCAGGGAGGGCGGAGTCTGAAGTGATTGCAGAGGTGAAGGCCGAGGACGTGAAGCCTGAGGAGTGTGCCATGCTCTCAGCCCCAGTGGATGAGAAGCCAGGAGGCGAAGAAATGGACGTGGCGGAAGGAAACAGAGCAATAGATGAGGTAAAcacaggggcagggcctgggccccTGAACGTGGGTCTCCACCTGAACTCCCTAGAGCCCATccagctggaactggactctgtgAATGCAGAGGCTGACAGGGCCCTCCTGCAGGTGGAGCGCAGGTTTGGGCAGGTGCATGAATACTACCTGGAGCAGAGGAATGACATCATTCGCAATATCCCGGGCTTCTGGGTCACTGCTTTCCGCCACCACCCACAGCTGTTTGCCATGATTAGAGGCCAAGATGCCCAGATGTTGAGCTACTTAACCAATTTGGAAGTGAAGGAGCTCAGACACCCTAGGAGAGGCTGCAAGTTTAAGTTCTTCTTTCAAAGAAACCCTTACTTCAGAAACAAGCTGATTGTAAAGGTATATGAGGTCAGATCCTTCGGCCAAGTGGTGTCTTTTTCCACTCTAATCATGTGGCGCCGGGGCCATGGACCCCAGTCCTTCATTCATAGGAACCGACATGTCatctgcagcttcttcacctgGTTTTCAGACCACAGCCTTCCAGAGTCCGACAGGATTGCTCAGATTATTAAAGAGGACCTCTGGTCAAATCCAGTGCACTACTACCTGTTCGGTGAAGACGCCCATAGAGCTAGACGTCGCCCGATAAGGGAGCCAGTGGAGATCCCCAGGCCCTTTGAGTTTCAGTCTGGTTAA